One Deinococcus gobiensis I-0 genomic window, GCATAGCGCTGCTCCTGTACGGCCTGCAACATGAGTGCCGCGTCACATTGCAGCTCAACACGCACCTGTTCGCCCTCGACGATGATCTGATCTGGTAGTACCGTGCGCAATTGACTCAAGGTGACTCGCAGGCTGTTCCCAGCCTCCGTGCTGTCATTCCAGAAAAGGGTACGGAGTTGCCGCCGGGTTGTTGGGCCTTCTAGGACGAGATAGGCGAGCAGGGTGAGGGGTTTGGCGCGCCCGAAAGCGTTGTCTATGAGCTCCAAGTTCCCCAGCGTTCTCAACACCACCTGATTCTACGCGCCGCCGTAGTTCTCTTAGACCTCTGGACCGGCAGAATGCCGTCGAAGAGGGTCCCCTTACGCTCTTCTTTGACGCCCTGGAGGAGCTCGGGGAAGAGGAAGGCCATGCCGCGTTTCTCACAGCGGAGGTGATGCTCGACATGGGCGTGGTAGGCCTGGGAGGGTAAGACGAGGAGGTTGTCGGGATGGTTGTTGGTGCTGTCGCCATCGCGGTGGTGGATGATCTCGCCCGGGAGCAGGGGGCGGCCGAGGCGCTCAGCAGCGATGACGCGGTGAGCCCGGGTGACTTTCCCGGTGGTCTTGTCTTTTTTGGTGGCGTATCGCTTTTGCCGGCGCATACGTCAGTCTGCCTGACCGTCCTTGCCACAGCTCTGCTCACAAGGGAGAGCAAGCTCCGCTAGGGTGCAGGAGTACCCGACGACGTATTCATCCAGGTCCGCGCCATCCACGCGCTCCTCGAACTTGTTCGCCTCCCCACGACTCTCAACCATCAACGCCGACCCTTCCTGCGCCTCCGTGTGAACTGGCCCCGGATTCTGGATATCGCGCTCGTATTGACCACCGGCACGGTCTACGCCCTGGCCAATCTCAAGGCCCCGGATCTGATGGTCGGGATCCTAGGCTTGGTAGTCCTCGTCTTCTTTATGGTCAGGTTAGTGCTTTACCGAATGGAGTATCTCCGTCAGGCCGGCGCAGCAGATCCGGAGGCCCATAGCGCTCTGATGGAACGGAGTGCCCGTGAACTCACGACGGCACAGCGGCTCCAGGCGTTTGACGTCAAAGCCCTGGAGTATGTCCTGTCGGAATATGACAGTCAGCTCGAAGCGGTGGACCGGTAC contains:
- a CDS encoding HNH endonuclease — its product is MRRQKRYATKKDKTTGKVTRAHRVIAAERLGRPLLPGEIIHHRDGDSTNNHPDNLLVLPSQAYHAHVEHHLRCEKRGMAFLFPELLQGVKEERKGTLFDGILPVQRSKRTTAARRIRWC